The following proteins come from a genomic window of Polaribacter dokdonensis:
- a CDS encoding YjjG family noncanonical pyrimidine nucleotidase: MAKIEHVFFDLDHTLWDFEKNSDLAFQKVFEKQNITIDLDKFLEVYKPLNLEFWRLYREEKITKSELRYSRLKNTFDAIDFEISDEVIDMIAIEYIDFLPHFNHLFDGTFEILDYLKDKYNLHIITNGFEEIQAKKMESSKILDYFDVIVTSESVGVKKPNPRVFEFALEKANANANNSIMIGDSIEADIYGAINSGIKAIHCNFEKEAIENSDFESITALHELKQYL; encoded by the coding sequence ATGGCAAAGATAGAGCACGTATTTTTTGATTTAGATCACACACTTTGGGATTTTGAAAAAAATTCTGACTTGGCGTTTCAAAAAGTGTTTGAAAAACAAAACATAACAATTGATTTAGATAAGTTTTTAGAAGTCTACAAACCTTTGAACTTAGAGTTCTGGAGATTGTACAGAGAAGAAAAAATTACAAAGAGTGAGCTTAGATATTCTAGACTAAAAAATACTTTTGACGCTATCGATTTTGAAATTTCTGATGAGGTAATAGATATGATCGCAATTGAATACATCGATTTTCTGCCCCATTTTAATCATTTATTTGATGGTACTTTCGAAATACTAGATTACCTAAAAGACAAGTATAACTTGCATATTATAACCAATGGATTTGAGGAAATTCAAGCTAAAAAGATGGAATCTTCTAAAATTTTAGATTATTTTGATGTTATTGTAACCTCAGAATCTGTAGGGGTTAAAAAGCCAAATCCTAGAGTTTTTGAATTTGCTTTAGAGAAAGCAAACGCAAATGCCAATAATTCAATTATGATTGGAGATAGTATTGAAGCAGATATCTATGGAGCAATTAATTCTGGAATAAAAGCAATTCATTGTAATTTTGAGAAAGAGGCTATTGAAAATTCAGATTTTGAAAGTATTACAGCACTGCATGAATTAAAGCAATATCTATAA
- a CDS encoding DUF5723 family protein: MKKLINLVLFFIVFQTLAQNKQILYNFAELPQTLLLNPASEVNYKFHAGVPLLSGISSDFGSKGVVLSDIFANDNRSINDKIAEAIGNLSYRDFTKINTQIEILNAGFRLKDDYYLSFGFYQELDAIGYYPKDALDFISEGNAPHINRAFSAAGIRYKADFLGVLHAGISKKVDDKLTIGGRFKIYSSALNVESNNNTGLFTTTGGTNNIYTHYLTDVNLKFKTSGLIENNEYITDVNSYLKNTFFGSNLGLGIDVGVTYRITPQLEFSGSILDLGFINHKKNTKNTSITGNFVFEGVALEFDNDNNFENWDEIDQRFQDEIPITDDFESYISWRPTKLNLALKYSFGDYRSKICYDNTYKNFYTDAIGVQLYNVFRPLSSQLALTGFYEKAITNKIHTKVTYTVDDFSYSNIGAGLSIQLGSFNFYGLVDNLLEYGDLSSTNSASFQLGFNLIFN, from the coding sequence ATGAAAAAACTTATTAACCTAGTTCTGTTTTTTATTGTGTTCCAAACCTTAGCTCAGAACAAACAGATTCTTTATAATTTTGCAGAACTACCACAAACTTTGCTGTTAAACCCTGCTTCAGAGGTGAACTATAAATTTCATGCTGGTGTGCCTTTGTTATCTGGAATATCATCAGACTTTGGATCGAAAGGAGTGGTATTGTCTGATATTTTTGCCAATGATAATCGCTCTATTAATGATAAAATTGCTGAAGCCATTGGTAATTTGTCTTATAGAGATTTTACCAAAATAAATACACAGATAGAAATTCTAAACGCAGGTTTTAGGCTAAAGGATGATTACTATTTAAGTTTTGGTTTTTATCAGGAATTAGATGCAATAGGGTATTACCCTAAAGATGCATTAGATTTTATTAGTGAAGGTAATGCACCTCATATAAATAGAGCTTTTAGCGCAGCAGGTATAAGGTATAAAGCAGATTTTTTAGGAGTCTTGCATGCAGGTATCTCTAAAAAAGTAGACGATAAATTAACAATAGGAGGTAGGTTTAAAATTTATTCTTCTGCCTTAAATGTAGAATCGAATAACAATACAGGTTTATTTACAACAACTGGTGGAACTAATAATATATACACCCACTATCTTACAGACGTAAACTTAAAGTTTAAAACATCTGGTTTAATAGAAAATAATGAATACATCACAGATGTTAATTCTTATCTTAAAAATACATTTTTTGGCAGTAACTTAGGTTTGGGTATAGATGTAGGAGTAACCTATAGAATTACTCCACAATTGGAGTTTTCAGGAAGTATTTTAGATCTTGGTTTTATCAATCATAAGAAGAATACTAAGAACACAAGTATTACAGGAAATTTTGTTTTTGAAGGAGTTGCATTAGAATTTGATAACGATAATAATTTTGAAAATTGGGATGAAATAGATCAGCGATTTCAAGATGAAATTCCAATTACAGATGATTTTGAATCTTATATTTCTTGGAGGCCAACAAAATTGAATCTAGCCTTAAAATATAGTTTTGGGGATTATAGAAGTAAAATCTGTTATGACAATACCTATAAAAATTTCTATACAGATGCAATTGGTGTGCAATTATATAATGTGTTTAGACCATTAAGTTCACAATTAGCTTTAACAGGTTTTTACGAAAAAGCAATCACCAATAAAATTCATACTAAGGTTACTTATACTGTAGATGATTTTTCTTACTCCAATATTGGAGCAGGTTTATCTATTCAGTTAGGTAGCTTTAATTTTTATGGATTGGTAGATAATTTATTAGAATATGGAGATTTGTCTTCTACAAATAGCGCTTCTTTTCAATTAGGATTTAACTTAATATTCAATTAA